The window GGTACTCCCGATGTCGCAGGTAGTATTGTCTCTAAAACTTACGGTTTAAATGCCGAGGAACTTCCCAGCACTGTAGACAATACAGGCATTTATAGTTTGATGTATAAAACTCTCTTTGATGTGGAGTTAGAACCCCCTGAAGGAGTGCCTGACGATATTCAACCTGCTCCTGAAGCTACTGAGGATACGGGTAATGTTATCTTTATTCACCCAGATGGTACAAGTCCCTCTCATTATGCTGCTGCGCGATTTGCTTCGGAAGGCACAGATGGCAGATTAAACTGGGACAACATGACCGATGCGGGGGTTTATCTCGGACATTTAGATGATCGAGTTGTGGCGACTTCTAATGCTGGTGCAGTGGCTCACGCTTACGGTATTAAACCCTACGCTGGTAGTTATGGTTTAGACGAAGAGGGTAATCCTTACACTTCCCTTTCAGGTGAATCAGGTACGACGGTAATGGAAGAAGCGATCGCTGCTGGTAAGCCTACCGCAGTAATCAATTCTGGTTTTATTGCCGAACCTGGTACGGGTGCATTTCTCTCGGATGCTGAAAACCGTGACAATGTTGCGGAAATTACTGCCGAAATCGTTGAGTCTGGTGCAGATGTGATCATGGGTGGTGGTGAAATTCACTATCTACCCAAAGGTACAGTCGGACGTTTTGGAGAAGAAGGTATTCGCGAAGATGGACGCAATATTATTGAAGAAGCCGAAGCCAAAGGTTACACCGTTGTTTATTCTCGTGAAGAATTAGAGAATTTACCTGCTGATGCGGAAAAAGTTTTGGGTGTCTTTGCTGCCGAAGATACCTATAACGATACAGATGAAGCAACTTTAAAATCAGAAGGTTTGGTCGATGAAAATGGTGAATTAATTCTCTACGGACAACCAGGAAATGAAAATCCGCCTACCGTTGCCGAAATGCTCGATAAAACTTTAGGTTTGGATAAGTTCGCCAACGCTGAAGATGGCTTCATGGTTGTTATGGAAGAAGAAGGTTCAGATAACTTCCCTAATAATAATAACGGTGCAGGAACAGTTGAATCAACTTTACGGGCTGATGAAGCTATTGGTGTAGCACAAGATTTCGTGAACAATGTTGACCCTAATACTTTAGTTTTGACTGCTGCCGATAGCGATGCTGGTGGTGTAGAAGTAATTGATGTTGATGCGGATAGCGAAACTGTAGGCGACATTAACGTCCAATCAGAAACTGTCTCTTTTGGCGAAGATGCTGATGGTGTTCAAGTTCCCCTGGATGGCACTACAGGTAACGACACTGCACCTTTTACCACTGGCGCACCTGATGCAGACGGCGATAATTTTGATTTTGGTCTAGCTTATGCCACTACTGATGATGTTGCAGGTAGTATTGTTTCTAAAGCTTATGGTTTGAATTCAGACTTGTTAGAAAGTACGGTAGATAACACCGATATGTACAGTATTATGTACCAGACTTTATTTGGGACTGAACCTGAAATGGCAGCTGATGGAGGGGAGCAAACCACTGCTGAAACCTTATTAGGTAATCAAGACATCGATATTATTGAACTAGAAGGCAGCGATCGCCAAATTTCTACTGGTGAAGGTGAAGATCTTGTCAATGCTGCGATCGCTAGTGGGGGCAACAACCTGATCAATCTCGATGCTGGTGATGATCTGGCTATTTTAGGTACAGGAGATATTGTTGTAGGTGCAGAAGGTGTAGATCGTTTCTTTGCCACCAATGGCGGTGATAATACGATTACTGGAGGGGAAGGTGCAGACCAATTTTGGCTTGCTAATGGTCGATTTCCCGAATCAGCTAACATCATTACCGATTTTGAGTCTGGAACTGATGTTCTTGGTATTGCTAGTTTGGAGATTGCGTTCGAGGATTTAAGCATTACCGATAGCAATGGAGATGCCGTAATTACTAATGGCGAAGAAGACTTAGCAATTCTTCAAGGTGTTGATGCTACTAGTTTAAATGCAGATAATTTTGTTTTTGTTTAAATTTTGACAAACTGGATAAAATGCGTTTGTCCTTCAAAAGTTGGGCAAGCGCATACTAAAGTAATGAAAACTTTAGCTAAATATAGTCATTTCAAATAGGAAACATATGAAATAATGAGATTTAATTCAAGTTAATCAACAGTATTAATACCATTTCTCTTTAAAGTCGCACTTAATATTTTGATTGTAAGTCTCGCGCAAAGACGCAAAGACGTTTATCCCGCTTAGTTTGGGGCAAAGACTTTTATCCTGCTTAGTTTGGGGCAAAGGGGTCAAATCTGATTTAATGCATTTTCATAGAGAATTGGTATAACTATAAACTATCGGTTTTGAATTTTGTCTTTAGAAGAATCCGCGATTAATTTATACAGTGAACACGAGCAAAATCATCTACTTTCTAGTCAAGAAGCGGGATGGAATAATCTTGGTCTGATTTATGAATTAGAGCCAGCGGGAGAGATGCCCGAAACGATCGCCTTGACTCATGTTTTAATAGTTGCTCAGGGAGAATTTCAGGCTAGTTTTCACATCGAGGGAAAATGGCATCAAGAACAATATCTAAAAGGTGATGTTGCTCTAATTCCTGCTGGTAGCCTATTCCCCAGAGTGAAAACAGATCGGGATGTACCTTTAATCGATCTATTTTTGCCCCCTGATACACTGCTAAATGCTATGGGAGCAAGTGCTGCTAAAGTTGAGTTGAGATCGCAGCTAAAAGTCCAAGATCCTCTGATTCAACAAATAGCCTTAGCTTTAAAAACCGAATTAGCTAAAGCTGGCGAAGATAGTCGGCTTTATGCAGATTCTATGGCTACGGCATTGGGAGCGCATTTACTATGGCGTTACGGAGTCAAAAATTCTATTGTCAAGGAGTATCGAGGTGGACTAACAAATTACCAGTTAAAAATAGTCACTGAATATATTCAAGAACATTTAGACCATAATCTGAACCTAGACTTACTGGCAAGTTTAATTAATATTAGTCCTCATTATTTTGCTAGCCTGTTTAAGCAATCCACTGGTACTTCACCTCATAAATATATTACCAATTGCCGTTTAGCAAAAGCCAAAATTTTATTGCGCCAAAACAACTTAGCGATCGCTTTTATTTGCCAGGAAGTTGGATTCAAAAATCAAAGTCATTTTACTAGAGTCTTTCGCCAGCATTATCAAATCACACCCAAAGCATATCAGAATTTATTTTAAACAGGATACAAAATTAATCGGAAGAATAGAACAATTTTTGGAAGTATAGGTAAGACAGCGGACTAACAAATATTTAAACTAAGCATTAGTTCTAAATTAATCATAGTCATGCAAATAACTTACCTAATCTTAGCCATAGTCGGTTTTGCTCTGCCTTATTCACAATTTATTCCTTTTCTTGTCGATCATGGTTTAAATTTATCGTTATTTTGGTCACAATTATTTGTTAATCAAGCCTCTAGTGCTTTCGCTGTAGATTTATTTACTTCTTCCTTCGTGTTTTGGATTTTTGTATTTAAAGAAGGCACAAAACGGCAAATGAAATTCCTCTGGGTTTATATTGTGGTGAATTTAATCATCGGCTTGTCTTGTGCATTACCTTTATTTTTAGCAATGCGCTTAAGTCATCTGAAAACAGAATTATCAGGTGAAGCTATATGAGCAGAGTATTACCATTCCAGAAATGGCAAATTGTTCAATCATCGACTCTAATTATTGCCACGATATTTGCTGCAATTTTGTTGGCGAAAGGCATGAGCGAAGATAGTTTTCGGCTCTTAATTAGATTTACGGCTCGTTCATCCTGCATTTTATTTTTATTAGCTTTTACTGCCTCAGCAATACAGAAACTTAAGCCAAGTCAAGCCTCTAGCTGGTTATTACAAAATCGTCGCTATTTAGGCTTATCTATGGCAATATCTCACGGATTTCATGCAATTGCGATCGCAGGTGTCGCCATCTTAACCTCAGAAAACATGGTGCGAGATAATTTTACTGCTAATTTGGGCTATGTATTTATTCTGTTGATGACCATTACTTCTTTCAAACGTCCTGCTACTATTCTAGGCAGACATAACTGGAAAATTTTGCATACGCTGGGAATGTACTATCTTTGGCTATCTTTTACCGTTGCTTTTGTCAAAAGATTAGGCGAGTCCTGGCTGTTTTATGCACCGTGGGTAGCTATCTTGATCTTTGCCTTGATTCTACGTTTGCTGGTGCAACGCCAAAAAATTGTAGTTTGAATCGGGCGATACACTTTTGCAAAAACAGTTTGTAGTTAGAGCGATCAAGGTTAAAGTAGTGCGATCTAGATCATTGTCTAAAGTTAGTAAAACTCATGCCCCTCTATACTTGAGATTGCCAAGAACCAGGGATACCAGGTAGAAGAACTCTAAAAACTGAAGGGAATGGGAAATGCTGCTAAAGTTGAATTGCGATCAAAACTGAACCCTGGGGCGAAGGATTATTCTAGGTTCTAGCTTAAAATAATATTGTAATTCAGCTTGTTTAGTGGATGATAGAGCCAGTTCCATCGCCATAATCTAAGATTTTGCCAATGGAAAGAACACAATAACGATCATTTCAACTATGAACTACCGAAACTACATCACGATCGAACCAAATAAACGCGGTGGTAAGCCTTGTGTACGCGGCTTGCGAATTACGGTTTATGAAGTGCTGGAGTATCTGGCTTCCGAGATGACTGAAGCAGAAATTCTCGACGATTTTCCCGATCTGACGCGAGAAGATTTAAAAGCCTGTATAGCTTATGCTGCTGATCGTGAGCGTCGGTTTATGATCGCTCCATTATCCACATGAAATTACTTTTCGATGAAAACTTGTCGCCCAATTTGCCAAACCGTTTGAGTGATCTTTTTCCAAATTCGCTTCACGTTCGAGATGTTGGTATGAAAGCAACCATCGACCCAATAGTTTGGGATTATGCAAAAGATAATAATTTGATGATTGTCTCGAAAGATGCGGACATGCACGACCTAAGCTTAGTATTTGGGAATCCACCGAAAGTTATTTGGCTTCGCCTGGGTAACTGTTCGACGTTACAAGTTGAGAATCTGTTGCGTCGGGATTTTGGCGCAATCAAATTATTTTATGAAGATGATAATTTATCCCTGCTTGCTTTATCATAATGCACCGATGGCTTTAGAATCTTTTTCCAGGGTTTTTACAAATGGAGAAAATATAATTACAGAAATAATAATTAAAAAGCAGTAAAATTAGCTACGTCTAATTGTTAGGCGATCGCAGTTGAAATTATTAGTTGAATAATGCCTAAGCTAAGTCTGGGTGCGCGTTTATTTGTCTCACACTTATTAGTCATGATGGTGGGATTGGGCAGTTTTATCATCATTGCTAAAGTATCGTCCCCCAGGATGTTTGTTTTCCGTCTGGAACAGTTGGAAAAGCGAGGTATTTTTACTGTTCGCTCGGCTCGAACCTATTTGGTGGAAGGATTCCAAAATGCCTGGAATCGGAGTGCAATCTTATCGGTAATTGTCGGTTCAGGTGCAGCAGGTGCAGTCAGCTATGTCTCTTCTAAACGCATTACCCAACCTGTAACGCAAATGAGACGCATTACCCAAAAGTTTGCCGCAGGAGACTTGGATGAAAGAGTCCCTGGTAGCGATATTTCTGAACTCAATCAACTGAGTGTCAGCTTCAACTCCATGGCGAGTAGTATTGGTAATGTGGAGCAAAGACGAAGAGAGTTAATTAGCGATCTTACTCACGAACTCCGCACTCCCTTAACTGTCATGCGGGGATATTTAGAAGAACTGGCTGATGGCAGAATTGAGGGTAGTCCTGAACTGTATCTGCGTTTGATTAAAGAAACTAGACGTTTAGAGCGCTTGATCCACGATCTCCAGGAGCTTTCTAAAGCAGAAGCGGGTTATTTATCGATTAACCCTCAACCATTGAATTTATATCCTTTACTGGCTTCCCTCGTAGAACGATTTGCCGATCAGCTATTAGAAGATGGCCCCACCTTAGAACTAAAATATCCTAAAGATCTTCCTCCTGTTTTAGCCGATCGCGATCGCACTGAACAAATTCTCGTCAATTTATTAGGTAATGCAATCC is drawn from Pleurocapsa minor HA4230-MV1 and contains these coding sequences:
- a CDS encoding alkaline phosphatase, which gives rise to MSENNSVIFIHPDGASPSHYAAGRLASEGTDGRLNWDEMTDAGVYLGHLDDQIVATSNAGAVAHAYGIKPVADSYGLDEEGNPYTSLSGQSGTTIMEEAIAEGKSTAVINSGFIAEPGTGVFLADAENRDDVAEITAEIVESGTNAILGGGEIHYLPKGTVGRFGEEGIREDGRNLIQEAEDLGYTVVYTLEELQALPADTEKVLGVFAAEDTYNDLPEEALKQEGLVDAEGNLISYGQPGNENPPTVAQMLEATLGLDTFSQNEKGMFVVLEEEGTDNFGNNNNAEGTTEAVLRADEAIGVAQDYIDNVNPNTLLVTAADSDGGGLEIDDVEGETVGTTEVQPPFDTEVPLDGTTGNDTAPFTTGAPDADGDTFDYGVLWSGTPDVAGSIVSKTYGLNAEELPSTVDNTGIYSLMYKTLFDVELEPPEGVPDDIQPAPEATEDTGNVIFIHPDGTSPSHYAAARFASEGTDGRLNWDNMTDAGVYLGHLDDRVVATSNAGAVAHAYGIKPYAGSYGLDEEGNPYTSLSGESGTTVMEEAIAAGKPTAVINSGFIAEPGTGAFLSDAENRDNVAEITAEIVESGADVIMGGGEIHYLPKGTVGRFGEEGIREDGRNIIEEAEAKGYTVVYSREELENLPADAEKVLGVFAAEDTYNDTDEATLKSEGLVDENGELILYGQPGNENPPTVAEMLDKTLGLDKFANAEDGFMVVMEEEGSDNFPNNNNGAGTVESTLRADEAIGVAQDFVNNVDPNTLVLTAADSDAGGVEVIDVDADSETVGDINVQSETVSFGEDADGVQVPLDGTTGNDTAPFTTGAPDADGDNFDFGLAYATTDDVAGSIVSKAYGLNSDLLESTVDNTDMYSIMYQTLFGTEPEMAADGGEQTTAETLLGNQDIDIIELEGSDRQISTGEGEDLVNAAIASGGNNLINLDAGDDLAILGTGDIVVGAEGVDRFFATNGGDNTITGGEGADQFWLANGRFPESANIITDFESGTDVLGIASLEIAFEDLSITDSNGDAVITNGEEDLAILQGVDATSLNADNFVFV
- a CDS encoding helix-turn-helix transcriptional regulator, with the protein product MSLEESAINLYSEHEQNHLLSSQEAGWNNLGLIYELEPAGEMPETIALTHVLIVAQGEFQASFHIEGKWHQEQYLKGDVALIPAGSLFPRVKTDRDVPLIDLFLPPDTLLNAMGASAAKVELRSQLKVQDPLIQQIALALKTELAKAGEDSRLYADSMATALGAHLLWRYGVKNSIVKEYRGGLTNYQLKIVTEYIQEHLDHNLNLDLLASLINISPHYFASLFKQSTGTSPHKYITNCRLAKAKILLRQNNLAIAFICQEVGFKNQSHFTRVFRQHYQITPKAYQNLF
- a CDS encoding DUF2834 domain-containing protein — its product is MQITYLILAIVGFALPYSQFIPFLVDHGLNLSLFWSQLFVNQASSAFAVDLFTSSFVFWIFVFKEGTKRQMKFLWVYIVVNLIIGLSCALPLFLAMRLSHLKTELSGEAI
- a CDS encoding DUF433 domain-containing protein — translated: MNYRNYITIEPNKRGGKPCVRGLRITVYEVLEYLASEMTEAEILDDFPDLTREDLKACIAYAADRERRFMIAPLST
- a CDS encoding DUF5615 family PIN-like protein; amino-acid sequence: MKLLFDENLSPNLPNRLSDLFPNSLHVRDVGMKATIDPIVWDYAKDNNLMIVSKDADMHDLSLVFGNPPKVIWLRLGNCSTLQVENLLRRDFGAIKLFYEDDNLSLLALS
- a CDS encoding HAMP domain-containing histidine kinase, producing MPKLSLGARLFVSHLLVMMVGLGSFIIIAKVSSPRMFVFRLEQLEKRGIFTVRSARTYLVEGFQNAWNRSAILSVIVGSGAAGAVSYVSSKRITQPVTQMRRITQKFAAGDLDERVPGSDISELNQLSVSFNSMASSIGNVEQRRRELISDLTHELRTPLTVMRGYLEELADGRIEGSPELYLRLIKETRRLERLIHDLQELSKAEAGYLSINPQPLNLYPLLASLVERFADQLLEDGPTLELKYPKDLPPVLADRDRTEQILVNLLGNAIRYTETGSITVEAKKINRQIWISVTDTGIGIAEEDLPFLFERFWRADPSRSSHSGGTGIGLAIARRLVELQGGKIEVTSELGVGSTFRFYLPIA